In the Aliarcobacter cryaerophilus genome, one interval contains:
- a CDS encoding menaquinone biosynthesis family protein, producing MRTISVGHSPDADDIFMYYAIKFGWVGIENTKFENIALDIETLNQATLKGIYDICAISFALYPFVKDDFALLKTAVSFGEGYGPKLIKKKGTKLKKNFKVALSGEFTTNALVFKIAYPEAKISYMNFLDIENAVIEGTVDAGVLIHESILTYSSVLEVEREIWDIWVELCEGEELPLPLGGMCLRRSIPLHEAIKYENALIKAVDVANKNRKTLAPMLLEKGLIRVDATTLDKYLDLYANDNSVKMSQIQYKALNKLFELGYKSGHYQNLIKAEDFLIPSEYEELRAR from the coding sequence TTGAGAACTATTAGTGTAGGGCACTCTCCTGATGCAGATGATATATTTATGTATTATGCAATCAAGTTTGGATGGGTTGGTATAGAGAATACAAAATTTGAAAATATTGCACTTGATATAGAGACTTTAAATCAAGCAACACTAAAAGGGATTTATGATATTTGTGCTATCTCTTTTGCTTTGTATCCTTTTGTTAAAGATGATTTTGCCTTACTTAAAACAGCTGTTTCATTTGGGGAAGGGTACGGACCAAAGTTGATTAAGAAAAAAGGAACTAAACTAAAGAAAAACTTTAAAGTGGCTCTTAGTGGAGAGTTTACTACAAATGCTCTTGTATTTAAAATAGCTTATCCAGAAGCCAAAATTTCATATATGAATTTTTTAGATATTGAAAATGCTGTAATAGAGGGAACGGTTGATGCTGGAGTTTTAATCCACGAGTCTATTTTAACTTATAGCAGTGTTCTTGAAGTTGAAAGAGAGATTTGGGATATTTGGGTAGAATTATGCGAAGGTGAAGAGTTGCCCCTTCCTCTTGGTGGAATGTGTCTTCGTCGTTCAATTCCGCTTCACGAAGCTATAAAATATGAAAATGCACTTATAAAAGCTGTTGATGTAGCAAATAAAAATAGAAAAACTTTAGCTCCTATGCTTTTAGAAAAAGGCTTAATTCGTGTAGATGCTACAACTTTAGATAAATATTTAGATCTATATGCAAACGATAACTCTGTAAAAATGAGCCAAATTCAATATAAAGCTCTAAATAAACTTTTTGAACTAGGTTATAAAAGTGGACACTACCAAAATTTAATAAAAGCAGAAGATTTTTTAATCCCAAGTGAATATGAAGAGTTAAGAGCTAGATGA
- the topA gene encoding type I DNA topoisomerase: MKNLVIVESPAKAKTISKFLGSDYVVMASMGHVRDLPKSTLGFDPDDNFKPNYQVSADKKKVIADLKKQISKDTTIYLAADEDREGEAIAWHLIPALKIEKNPIKRIVFHEITKDAILKALQNPRDVDQNLVDAQQARRILDRAVGYELSPLLWKKVRYGLSAGRVQSVAVKIIVDRENEIRAFVPEEYWKIKADFINPELSSELAKKDGKNIKVKNEKEARDIEKSLNSGSYKLVDIEEKESTRNPAPPFTTSTLQQEASRKIGLSVAQTMMIAQQLYEGNVANIPNHTGGLITYMRTDSLNLSTVATTSAKKVIEDEYGKDYSLAKPRAFKSTAKGAQEAHEAIRPVDMSLKPSDVKAYLDPSQYRLYSLIWKRTIATQMATAKIANTTYKIEAGKNKEFEFQTKGQRIIFAGFMKAYTEGSDNPEAALDSAEKILPNIKVGTVLELENLSSEQNFTKPPSRYTEASLVKKLESEGIGRPSTYAPTISTIQAREYVVKTEDKKLAPTPTGEIVNSFLTDHFSNIIDLGFTARIEEQFDDIAEGKKAWVDVMKSFYGDFKETIKDKEENISKSDYSQVRELGIDPKSGKPVSARVGRFGPFVQIGTKDDEEKPKFVAIPEKLNMDTITLDEALFLFTLPRVVGVDENGNEIKANIGRFGPYLQVKTKYYSLKTDDPYTVDEQRAREIISEIDEAKSKALIKDFEKEKIQILNGQYGAYIKQGRKNFKIPKTKVAEELTLEECLEIIEKDSKGTKKPARKTATKTTTKKVSAKAKKE, from the coding sequence GTGAAAAATTTAGTAATAGTGGAATCACCAGCAAAAGCAAAAACAATATCAAAATTTTTAGGCTCTGATTATGTAGTTATGGCATCTATGGGGCATGTAAGAGATTTACCAAAATCTACTTTAGGATTTGATCCAGATGATAACTTTAAACCAAACTATCAAGTAAGTGCTGATAAAAAAAAGGTCATAGCTGATTTAAAAAAACAGATCTCAAAAGATACAACAATCTACCTAGCGGCCGATGAGGATAGAGAGGGAGAGGCTATTGCATGGCATTTGATTCCCGCACTTAAAATTGAAAAAAATCCAATAAAAAGAATAGTTTTTCACGAAATTACAAAAGATGCAATACTTAAAGCCTTACAAAATCCAAGAGATGTGGATCAAAATCTTGTGGATGCTCAACAAGCAAGAAGAATACTAGATCGTGCAGTTGGATATGAATTATCTCCTCTATTATGGAAGAAAGTGAGATATGGGCTTAGTGCTGGAAGAGTTCAAAGTGTTGCTGTTAAAATAATTGTAGATAGAGAGAATGAAATTAGAGCTTTTGTTCCTGAAGAGTATTGGAAAATAAAAGCAGATTTTATAAACCCTGAACTTTCAAGTGAATTAGCAAAAAAAGATGGCAAAAATATAAAAGTAAAAAATGAAAAAGAGGCAAGAGATATTGAAAAATCTTTGAATAGTGGTTCATACAAACTTGTAGATATAGAAGAGAAAGAGAGCACTAGAAATCCAGCCCCACCATTTACAACTTCAACACTACAACAAGAAGCAAGTAGAAAAATAGGTCTTAGTGTTGCTCAAACTATGATGATAGCTCAACAGCTATATGAAGGAAATGTTGCAAATATTCCAAATCATACAGGTGGTTTGATTACTTATATGAGAACTGACTCATTAAACCTATCAACTGTTGCAACAACTTCTGCTAAAAAAGTTATTGAAGATGAGTATGGAAAAGATTACTCACTAGCAAAACCAAGAGCTTTTAAATCAACAGCAAAAGGTGCTCAAGAGGCTCACGAAGCTATAAGACCTGTTGATATGAGTTTAAAACCATCTGATGTAAAAGCATATTTAGATCCTTCTCAATATAGACTTTATAGTTTAATTTGGAAGAGAACAATAGCTACTCAAATGGCTACTGCAAAAATTGCAAATACAACATATAAGATAGAAGCAGGAAAAAATAAAGAGTTTGAATTTCAAACAAAGGGTCAAAGAATTATTTTTGCTGGATTTATGAAAGCTTACACAGAAGGTAGTGATAATCCTGAAGCTGCACTTGATAGTGCTGAAAAAATATTACCAAATATAAAAGTTGGTACAGTTTTAGAGCTAGAAAATTTAAGTAGTGAACAAAACTTTACAAAACCACCTTCAAGATATACTGAAGCTAGTTTAGTTAAAAAACTTGAGAGTGAAGGAATTGGACGTCCTTCAACTTATGCTCCAACAATTTCAACTATTCAAGCACGTGAGTATGTAGTAAAAACAGAGGATAAAAAATTAGCTCCAACACCAACAGGAGAGATTGTAAATAGTTTTTTAACTGATCACTTCTCAAATATTATTGATTTAGGATTTACAGCGCGTATTGAAGAGCAGTTTGATGATATAGCAGAAGGGAAAAAAGCTTGGGTTGATGTAATGAAAAGCTTTTATGGCGATTTTAAAGAGACTATAAAAGATAAAGAGGAGAATATTAGTAAATCTGATTATTCTCAAGTAAGAGAGCTTGGAATTGACCCAAAATCTGGAAAACCAGTAAGTGCTAGAGTTGGAAGATTTGGTCCATTTGTTCAAATTGGTACAAAAGATGATGAAGAGAAACCAAAATTTGTGGCAATTCCTGAAAAACTGAATATGGATACAATTACATTAGATGAAGCTTTGTTCTTATTTACACTTCCAAGAGTTGTTGGAGTTGATGAAAATGGAAATGAGATTAAAGCAAATATTGGAAGATTTGGTCCATATTTACAAGTTAAAACAAAATATTACTCACTAAAAACTGATGACCCTTATACAGTTGATGAGCAAAGGGCAAGAGAGATTATAAGTGAAATTGATGAAGCAAAAAGTAAAGCCTTAATAAAAGATTTTGAAAAAGAGAAAATCCAGATTTTAAACGGACAATATGGAGCTTATATAAAACAAGGTAGAAAAAATTTCAAAATTCCAAAAACAAAGGTTGCTGAAGAATTAACTTTAGAAGAGTGTTTGGAAATAATTGAAAAAGATAGTAAGGGTACTAAAAAACCTGCTAGAAAAACAGCTACTAAAACTACAACAAAAAAAGTATCTGCAAAAGCAAAAAAAGAGTAG
- the pseF gene encoding pseudaminic acid cytidylyltransferase, whose translation MFNCVAIIPARGGSKRIPKKNIKLFHGKPLIAYSIEVAIKSKLFSKVIVSTDDEEIAKIARSYGADVPFIRPKELSDDFTGTGAVVNHAIEFLKAQGEKIDFVCTIYATAPFLQEKYLIEAYEKLKNSNERNAFSCTSMPFPIQRTFKITKDERCEMFWPENFSKRSQDLEEAYQDAGQFYWTNLNVKSDDIIFGKDSIPIILPRYLVQDIDTLEDWTRAEFMYEAIQKELK comes from the coding sequence ATGTTTAACTGTGTAGCAATAATTCCAGCAAGAGGTGGAAGCAAAAGAATTCCTAAAAAAAACATAAAACTATTTCATGGAAAACCACTTATTGCTTATAGTATTGAGGTTGCTATAAAATCAAAACTTTTTTCTAAAGTTATTGTTTCAACAGATGATGAAGAGATAGCAAAAATTGCTAGAAGTTATGGAGCAGATGTTCCATTTATAAGACCAAAAGAGCTAAGTGATGATTTTACAGGAACAGGTGCTGTTGTAAATCATGCTATAGAATTTTTAAAAGCTCAAGGTGAAAAAATAGATTTCGTATGTACAATCTATGCAACCGCTCCATTTTTGCAAGAGAAATATCTAATTGAAGCTTACGAAAAATTAAAAAATTCAAATGAAAGAAATGCTTTTTCTTGTACTTCGATGCCATTTCCAATTCAAAGAACTTTTAAAATAACAAAAGATGAAAGATGTGAAATGTTTTGGCCAGAGAATTTTTCTAAACGAAGTCAAGATTTAGAAGAAGCCTACCAAGATGCTGGACAATTTTATTGGACAAATTTAAATGTAAAATCAGATGATATTATATTTGGTAAAGATAGTATCCCTATAATACTTCCTAGATATTTGGTGCAAGATATTGATACACTTGAGGATTGGACTAGAGCTGAATTTATGTACGAAGCTATACAAAAAGAGTTAAAATGA
- a CDS encoding type II toxin-antitoxin system Phd/YefM family antitoxin: MQVVQYSQARNNLREIINKVCDNFEEYIISTKDNKQAVLISQEEYNSMKETMYLLSSKANRDRLNEAIDEIENLKFIKKDISL, encoded by the coding sequence ATGCAAGTAGTTCAATATTCACAAGCAAGAAATAATTTACGAGAGATAATAAATAAAGTATGTGATAACTTTGAAGAGTATATTATTAGTACAAAAGATAATAAGCAAGCAGTTTTAATATCTCAAGAAGAGTACAACTCTATGAAAGAGACTATGTATTTATTATCATCAAAAGCTAATAGAGATAGATTAAATGAAGCTATAGATGAGATAGAAAATTTAAAATTTATAAAAAAAGATATTAGCTTATGA
- the pseI gene encoding pseudaminic acid synthase: MKIGNFDLNKDGVYIIAELSANHNGSLQTALDTIKAAKEIGTNAIKLQTYRADTITLNSKNPDFMIDGGTLWDGKNLYELYEEAYTPWEWHKELFDYARSINIDIFSTPFDKSAVDFLEQFNPSAYKIASFEITDYELVRYTASKGKPIIISTGVATIDEIQDVVDICRSVGNENIILLKCTSEYPAKLEEANLKTIPNMRDTFGVEVGFSDHTMGHIAPVVAVTLGAKVIEKHFILDKNIGGADSAFSLDKKEFEEMIKAVRDSEKLIGRVDYSLNEKREKQRRFARSLYVSKDIKEGEVFSEENIKSVRPFYGLHPKYLKNILGKKAKKDYKFGSRVENSF; encoded by the coding sequence ATGAAAATAGGTAATTTTGATTTAAATAAAGATGGAGTTTATATAATTGCAGAACTTAGTGCAAATCATAATGGAAGTTTACAAACGGCACTTGATACAATAAAAGCTGCAAAAGAGATAGGCACAAATGCAATAAAACTTCAAACTTATCGTGCAGATACAATCACATTAAATAGTAAAAATCCTGATTTTATGATAGATGGTGGAACACTTTGGGATGGAAAAAATCTTTATGAACTTTACGAAGAGGCATATACTCCATGGGAGTGGCACAAAGAGCTGTTTGATTATGCTAGAAGCATAAATATTGATATTTTTTCAACACCTTTTGATAAAAGTGCAGTTGATTTTCTGGAGCAATTTAATCCAAGTGCATATAAAATCGCCTCTTTTGAAATAACTGATTATGAGCTTGTAAGATATACAGCTTCAAAAGGTAAACCTATTATTATAAGTACAGGTGTTGCAACTATTGATGAGATACAAGATGTTGTAGATATTTGTAGAAGTGTTGGAAATGAAAATATTATTCTTCTAAAATGCACTAGTGAATATCCAGCAAAACTAGAAGAAGCAAATTTAAAAACCATTCCAAATATGAGAGATACTTTTGGTGTTGAGGTTGGATTTTCTGATCATACTATGGGGCATATTGCCCCTGTTGTTGCAGTTACTTTGGGTGCAAAAGTAATAGAGAAGCACTTTATTTTGGATAAAAATATAGGTGGAGCAGATAGTGCATTTTCTTTAGATAAAAAAGAGTTTGAAGAGATGATAAAAGCTGTTAGAGATAGTGAAAAGTTAATTGGAAGAGTTGATTATAGTTTAAATGAAAAAAGAGAAAAACAGCGTCGTTTTGCAAGAAGTTTGTATGTATCAAAAGATATAAAAGAGGGCGAAGTTTTTAGTGAGGAGAATATTAAAAGTGTAAGACCTTTTTATGGACTGCATCCAAAATATTTAAAAAATATTTTAGGTAAAAAGGCAAAAAAAGATTATAAATTTGGAAGTAGAGTTGAAAATAGTTTTTAA
- the pseC gene encoding UDP-4-amino-4,6-dideoxy-N-acetyl-beta-L-altrosamine transaminase, producing MINFIPYGKQSIDEDDINSVVEVLKSDFLTTGPKIKEFEDELCKYTNAKYCVAVANGTAALHLASLVLLNKGDKVITTPNSFVATSNSILYVEAIPIFVDIQEDGNIDLDLCEEELKKDSSIKALYVVHFSGNPIEQEKLKYLKETYNIKILEDCAHSLGASFGNIKAGSCENSDCSILSFHPVKHITTGEGGAVTTNSKEIYEKLLELRAHGIKRLQEFAPWYYEMHSLGFNYRITDMQCALGISQLKKLDSFVKRRKEIALKYDKAFLNSFVKPLCSFNQNSSYHLFVVKVDFSKLNISKVELFNKMREKNIGLQLHYIPINKQPFYKNLGYGKEPTPIMNRYYDECFSLPMYSSLSNEEQEYVIKTLFEILNV from the coding sequence ATGATAAATTTTATTCCATATGGAAAACAAAGTATTGATGAAGATGATATAAATAGTGTTGTTGAAGTTTTAAAATCAGATTTTTTGACAACTGGTCCAAAAATAAAAGAGTTTGAAGATGAACTTTGTAAATATACAAATGCAAAATATTGTGTGGCTGTAGCAAATGGAACAGCTGCACTTCACTTAGCTTCTTTAGTTTTATTAAACAAAGGCGATAAAGTAATAACCACTCCAAACTCTTTTGTAGCAACATCAAATAGTATTTTATATGTTGAAGCAATTCCTATTTTTGTAGATATACAAGAAGATGGAAATATAGATTTAGATTTGTGTGAAGAGGAGCTAAAAAAAGATAGTTCAATAAAAGCCTTATATGTAGTTCATTTTAGTGGAAATCCAATAGAGCAAGAAAAGCTAAAATATTTGAAAGAAACTTACAATATAAAAATATTAGAAGATTGTGCTCACTCTTTAGGGGCAAGTTTTGGAAATATAAAAGCTGGAAGCTGTGAAAATAGTGATTGCAGTATCTTATCTTTTCATCCAGTAAAACATATAACAACAGGAGAGGGTGGAGCCGTTACTACAAACTCTAAAGAGATTTATGAAAAATTACTAGAGCTAAGAGCTCATGGAATAAAAAGATTGCAAGAGTTTGCACCTTGGTACTATGAGATGCACTCTTTAGGATTTAATTATAGAATCACAGATATGCAGTGTGCTTTGGGAATTAGTCAATTAAAAAAATTAGATAGTTTTGTAAAAAGAAGAAAAGAGATAGCTTTAAAGTATGATAAAGCTTTTTTAAATAGTTTTGTAAAACCACTTTGTAGTTTTAATCAGAACTCATCTTATCATCTTTTTGTTGTAAAAGTTGATTTTTCAAAATTAAATATCTCAAAAGTAGAACTATTTAACAAAATGAGAGAGAAAAATATAGGGCTTCAACTTCACTATATTCCTATAAATAAACAACCTTTTTATAAAAATTTAGGATATGGAAAAGAACCAACACCTATTATGAATAGATACTATGACGAGTGCTTTTCGCTTCCTATGTATTCAAGTTTAAGCAATGAAGAGCAAGAGTATGTTATTAAAACTTTGTTTGAGATTTTAAATGTTTAA
- a CDS encoding UDP-N-acetylmuramate dehydrogenase → MSEKIANYYKTVDFKRYSSIHIGPIKEVLVINEIGDYSDFQIIGRGNNLLISPKCEKKFAILGEEFDYIKDEDDLLYVGCATSSGKLLTYTRKNDIASLEFLAKLPGNLGGLVKMNAGLKSWEIFNYIHSIKTKDGYIKKENVDFSYRETKIDTIVYEVVFHKTKGFSKDMQNEFTKMRDNQPQIASAGSCFKNPKGDFAGRLIEAVGLKGYRVGDMEFSNTHANFLVNHENGTFDEAITLINLAKQKVKEQFDIELETEIIIFE, encoded by the coding sequence ATGAGTGAAAAAATAGCTAATTATTATAAAACAGTAGATTTTAAAAGATACTCTTCTATACATATTGGTCCTATAAAAGAGGTTTTGGTTATAAACGAAATAGGTGATTATTCAGATTTTCAGATAATTGGAAGAGGAAATAATTTACTTATCTCTCCAAAATGTGAAAAAAAGTTTGCAATTTTGGGTGAAGAGTTTGATTATATAAAAGATGAAGATGATTTGCTATATGTAGGTTGTGCTACAAGTAGTGGTAAACTTCTTACATATACAAGAAAAAATGATATTGCCTCTTTGGAGTTTTTAGCAAAATTACCTGGTAATTTAGGTGGTCTTGTAAAGATGAATGCAGGTTTAAAATCTTGGGAGATTTTTAACTATATTCACTCAATAAAAACTAAAGATGGATATATAAAAAAAGAGAATGTAGATTTTTCATATAGAGAGACAAAAATTGACACTATAGTTTATGAAGTAGTTTTTCATAAAACTAAAGGTTTTTCAAAAGATATGCAAAATGAGTTTACAAAAATGAGAGATAACCAACCACAAATTGCTAGTGCTGGAAGCTGTTTTAAAAATCCAAAAGGTGATTTTGCAGGACGACTTATAGAAGCAGTTGGGCTAAAAGGGTATAGAGTTGGTGATATGGAGTTTTCAAATACTCATGCAAATTTTTTAGTAAATCACGAAAATGGTACATTTGATGAAGCGATAACTTTGATAAATCTAGCAAAACAAAAAGTAAAAGAGCAGTTTGATATAGAGTTGGAAACAGAGATTATAATTTTTGAGTAG
- the recA gene encoding recombinase RecA: MDENQKKSLELAIKQIDKAFGKGTLIRLGDKEVIPTEAISTGSLGLDLALGVGGLPKGRVIEIYGPESSGKTTLTLHAIAEAQKAGGVCAFIDAEHALDVKYAKDIGVDIDNLLVSQPDFGEQALEILETVIRSGAVDLVVVDSVAALTPKVEIDGDMDDQQVGVQARLMSKALRKITGLLSKMNCTVIFINQIRMKIGMTGYGSPETTTGGNALKFYSSVRLDIRRIATLKQGENSIGNRVKVKVVKNKVAAPFKQAEFDIMFGEGISKTGELVDYGVKLDIIDKAGAWFSYGDTKIGQGRENSKVFLRDNPAIAKEIEDKILNSMGINDAIIAGSIDSEDETSSLDD, from the coding sequence ATGGATGAAAATCAAAAAAAATCACTTGAACTTGCAATTAAACAAATAGACAAAGCTTTTGGAAAAGGTACTCTTATTAGATTAGGAGATAAAGAGGTAATTCCAACTGAAGCTATTAGCACTGGTTCACTTGGTCTTGACTTAGCTCTTGGAGTTGGTGGTTTACCAAAAGGTAGAGTTATTGAAATTTATGGACCTGAAAGTTCTGGTAAAACAACTTTAACACTTCACGCAATTGCTGAAGCTCAAAAAGCTGGTGGAGTTTGTGCATTTATAGATGCAGAACACGCACTTGATGTAAAATATGCAAAAGATATTGGTGTAGATATTGACAATTTACTAGTTTCTCAACCAGATTTTGGTGAGCAAGCTTTAGAGATACTTGAAACTGTTATTAGAAGTGGTGCTGTTGATTTAGTTGTTGTGGATTCTGTTGCAGCCTTAACACCTAAAGTAGAAATTGATGGTGATATGGATGATCAACAAGTTGGAGTTCAAGCTAGACTTATGAGTAAAGCTTTAAGAAAAATAACTGGACTTTTAAGCAAAATGAACTGTACAGTTATATTTATCAACCAAATAAGAATGAAAATTGGAATGACAGGATATGGAAGTCCAGAGACAACAACAGGTGGGAATGCTTTAAAATTCTACTCATCAGTAAGACTAGATATTAGAAGAATTGCAACTTTAAAACAGGGTGAGAACTCAATTGGAAATAGAGTAAAAGTAAAAGTTGTTAAAAATAAAGTTGCTGCTCCATTTAAACAAGCTGAGTTTGATATTATGTTTGGTGAAGGAATTTCAAAAACTGGTGAGCTTGTTGATTATGGTGTTAAACTTGATATTATTGATAAAGCTGGAGCTTGGTTTAGTTATGGTGATACAAAAATTGGACAAGGAAGAGAGAACTCTAAAGTCTTCTTAAGAGATAATCCAGCTATTGCAAAAGAGATTGAAGATAAAATTTTAAACTCTATGGGAATAAATGATGCAATAATTGCAGGAAGTATAGATAGTGAAGATGAAACATCTTCTTTAGATGACTAA
- the pseB gene encoding UDP-N-acetylglucosamine 4,6-dehydratase (inverting), translating into MFNGKNILITGGTGSFGKKYTEILLKKYRPNKLIIFSRDELKQYEMAQEFNEKCMRYFIGDVRDNQRLKQATKDVDFIIHSAALKHVPIAEYNPMECIKTNIDGAQNVIEAALENGVKRVIALSTDKAANPVNLYGATKLASDKLFVAANNLVGKNDIKFSVVRYGNVVGSRGSVVPFFKKLIIDGAKEIPITDERMTRFFITLEDGVNFVLKNFERMQGGEIFVPKIPSMKIVDMAKALAPNLSHKIIGIRAGEKLHEIMCPADDSHLTLEFNDHYVIKPTIKFTSGADFSKNLLGEVGVPVEQGFEYNSGNNKQWLSSEEFLKIVDKS; encoded by the coding sequence ATGTTCAACGGGAAAAATATACTTATAACTGGTGGAACTGGTAGTTTTGGTAAAAAATATACAGAAATTTTATTAAAAAAATATAGACCAAATAAGTTAATTATTTTTAGTAGAGATGAGTTAAAACAGTATGAGATGGCTCAAGAGTTCAATGAAAAATGTATGAGATATTTTATTGGAGATGTAAGAGATAATCAAAGATTAAAACAAGCTACTAAAGATGTTGATTTTATAATTCATTCAGCTGCACTAAAACATGTTCCAATAGCTGAATATAATCCTATGGAGTGTATTAAAACAAATATTGATGGTGCTCAAAATGTAATTGAAGCAGCCTTAGAAAACGGTGTAAAAAGAGTAATAGCCCTTTCAACTGATAAAGCTGCAAATCCTGTAAATCTATATGGTGCAACAAAGTTAGCAAGTGATAAACTTTTTGTTGCTGCAAATAATTTGGTTGGAAAAAATGATATAAAATTTTCAGTTGTAAGATATGGAAATGTTGTAGGAAGTAGGGGTTCGGTTGTTCCTTTCTTTAAAAAATTAATAATAGATGGGGCAAAAGAGATTCCAATAACAGATGAGAGGATGACAAGATTTTTTATAACACTTGAAGATGGTGTAAATTTTGTTTTAAAAAATTTCGAAAGAATGCAAGGTGGAGAGATTTTTGTACCAAAAATTCCATCTATGAAAATAGTTGATATGGCAAAGGCATTAGCTCCAAATCTAAGTCATAAAATTATTGGAATAAGAGCAGGTGAAAAACTTCATGAGATTATGTGTCCAGCAGATGATAGTCATCTAACTTTGGAGTTTAATGATCACTATGTAATAAAACCAACTATTAAATTTACAAGTGGGGCAGATTTTTCAAAAAATCTTTTGGGTGAAGTAGGAGTTCCTGTAGAGCAAGGATTTGAGTATAATTCTGGGAATAATAAGCAGTGGTTAAGTAGTGAAGAGTTTTTGAAAATAGTAGATAAATCATGA
- a CDS encoding biotin synthase yields the protein MSSNQIYLCAISNIESGTCNEDCKFCTQSVKYKADIQRYRRKEIEEIVLEAKRARENKAVGFCLVTAGTGLDDKRLDYVCRAADAVHKAVPDISLIACNGIATYEQLKELKKHGIENYNHNLETAREFYSEICTTHSWDDRYNTCLDAKKAGLYLCTGGIFGLGETQANRVSMLESIASLEPMSVPINFFHPNEALPLVNNPLSKEEAFKLVELARSYLPNQMLMIAGGRELMFGENQYDVFKHGANALVVGDYLTTGGASAEDDIKAVTALGYEIAFACHQ from the coding sequence ATGAGCAGTAATCAAATATATTTATGTGCAATTTCAAATATTGAAAGTGGAACTTGTAACGAAGATTGTAAATTTTGTACACAAAGTGTAAAGTACAAAGCGGATATACAAAGATATAGAAGAAAAGAGATTGAAGAGATAGTTCTAGAAGCAAAAAGAGCTAGAGAAAATAAAGCTGTTGGTTTTTGTCTTGTAACAGCTGGAACAGGGCTTGATGATAAAAGATTAGATTATGTTTGTAGAGCAGCTGATGCTGTACATAAAGCGGTTCCAGATATTTCATTAATCGCTTGCAATGGAATTGCAACTTATGAGCAGTTAAAAGAGTTAAAAAAACATGGAATTGAAAACTATAACCACAATCTTGAGACAGCAAGAGAGTTTTATAGTGAAATTTGTACAACGCATTCATGGGATGATAGATACAATACTTGTTTAGATGCAAAAAAAGCCGGACTTTATTTATGTACGGGTGGAATTTTTGGTCTTGGAGAAACACAAGCTAATAGAGTTTCTATGCTTGAATCAATTGCTTCTTTAGAGCCAATGTCTGTGCCAATTAACTTTTTTCATCCAAATGAAGCACTTCCTTTAGTAAACAATCCTTTATCAAAAGAGGAAGCTTTTAAGTTGGTTGAATTAGCAAGAAGCTATTTACCAAATCAAATGTTAATGATTGCAGGTGGTAGAGAGTTGATGTTTGGAGAAAATCAGTATGATGTATTTAAACATGGTGCAAATGCTTTAGTTGTTGGAGATTATTTGACAACTGGAGGGGCAAGTGCTGAAGATGATATCAAAGCTGTTACGGCTTTAGGATATGAAATAGCTTTTGCATGTCATCAATAA
- a CDS encoding metallophosphoesterase family protein, with translation MKIGILSDSHHKNEYLKECIEFLKKENCEYLIHAGDICSKDGLDILKNSNLKYIAVFGNNDRDLFQFSEDYNIKKEPYYFKIEDKSFKLMHLPFHLHPDTDIIIFGHTHKFDCEYKNKKLFINPGEVCAREKPIISCAKLEINTNEYIITHYFKNTNENNFMKEEFRYEQ, from the coding sequence ATGAAGATAGGAATTTTATCAGATAGTCATCATAAAAATGAATATTTAAAAGAGTGTATAGAGTTTTTAAAAAAAGAAAATTGTGAATATTTAATCCATGCTGGAGATATTTGCTCAAAAGATGGTTTGGATATTTTAAAGAATTCAAATTTAAAATATATTGCAGTTTTTGGAAACAATGATAGAGATTTATTTCAATTTTCAGAAGATTATAATATAAAAAAAGAGCCATATTATTTTAAAATAGAAGATAAAAGTTTTAAACTTATGCACTTACCTTTTCATTTACATCCAGATACAGATATCATAATTTTTGGTCATACTCATAAATTTGATTGTGAATACAAAAATAAAAAACTTTTTATAAATCCAGGAGAGGTATGTGCTAGAGAAAAGCCAATAATTTCATGTGCAAAACTTGAAATTAATACAAATGAATATATAATCACACACTATTTTAAAAATACAAATGAAAATAATTTTATGAAAGAAGAGTTTAGATATGAGCAGTAA